The genomic stretch CACAATAAAGACTCCCGCTTCCTCCGACTCCGAAACCAGGACAAGCTCGGGGTTAGCGGCGATGTCTTCTTTTCTGATTTCCGTGTGCCTGGAGTGGGGGGCAAGAAAGGTATCGTCAAAGCCTCTGACCAGCGGGACCTGAGGGACGTCTACTGTGTGGGAGAATACACCGAACATCTTTTTATCCAGGGGATACTTCGGAACGGAATAGTTATAGTAGAGCCCCGCCTGGGCCGCCCAGCAGATATACAAGGTACTGGTAGCGTGTTTTTTTGCCCAGTCCATTATCTCCGTGAGTTCCTGCCAGTAGGCTACATCCTCAAACTCCATCTGCTCTACCGGTGCCCCGGTTATTATGAAACCGTCGTATTTTTTATCTTTAATCTCTTCGAAGGTGGTATAGAAGGAATCAAGATGGGATTCAGGAGTATGGGTTGAGCGGTAGGTGGCAGTATGGACCAGGTCAATCTCCACCTGCAGCGGGGTGTTGGAAAGCAGCCTGAGCAGATGAACCTCTGTTTCGATCTTCAGGGGCATAAGGTTCAGCAACCCTATCCGCAGGGGGCGGATATCCTGGTGGATTGCCCGGGAGTGGGTAATGACGAATATATTTTCTCCGGTCAGAATATCGTAAGCAGGCAGTTTGTCCGGAATGTTTAAGGGCATACAAATCTCCTTGGAAGAAAAGCTTACATAAATGCTAATACATAAGGTACATAATTTTTCTCAGTTTGGCGAGACCGTAAATGCGCTTTGTGACGGGTTAAAAGTGTGGTATAGTTTGACTATGCTTGTCTGGAAACTGGAATAAGGAAAGACGTACAATGCATTATCCAGTTCTGAAGTACGATCTCGACACCAAAGCTCTCAAAGAGCTGCTTGATGCTGGAGCAGCCCCGAATACTGCCGACGCCAGGGGGCGCAGCCCTGTAATGTATGCGATCTTCGGCGGGGCCCCCGATACCATGACCCTGCTCTCCCAGCGCAGAGCCGATCCGGAACAAGAGACCAATTGCGGTAAATTCCCCTGGCTTTACGCTTCCCAAAGTCCCTTGCGGCAACGGTTTCTAAGGCTGTGGGGCAGATAGCAATCACTGGATTTTCGTATATAATAAAATGCTGAGGAATACTGCACATGCGCGCCTCTCTTCTTGATACAGCTTCCTATCCT from Marispirochaeta sp. encodes the following:
- the metA gene encoding homoserine O-succinyltransferase, with product MPLNIPDKLPAYDILTGENIFVITHSRAIHQDIRPLRIGLLNLMPLKIETEVHLLRLLSNTPLQVEIDLVHTATYRSTHTPESHLDSFYTTFEEIKDKKYDGFIITGAPVEQMEFEDVAYWQELTEIMDWAKKHATSTLYICWAAQAGLYYNYSVPKYPLDKKMFGVFSHTVDVPQVPLVRGFDDTFLAPHSRHTEIRKEDIAANPELVLVSESEEAGVFIVTSRSGRDIYVTGHVEYDPLTLKNEYMRDKKRGLEIEPPENYFPAGDETQHPVVGWRSHANLLFSNWLNYYVYQITPFHIEEIH